The Theobroma cacao cultivar B97-61/B2 chromosome 1, Criollo_cocoa_genome_V2, whole genome shotgun sequence genome contains the following window.
attgcaaTCTTACATTGCAGTGGTCTGTTGCAAAACAAACATtacaatataatttaattagacaCATTATAAAGAATGTGTTTTCACTTCACTCATACTAAACGCTACCTTAGGTCTAGCTTATAGTcaactattaatattttgattagttTGATGACGTGACAATattgaaatgataattttgtactttattaattttaaaaattattattatatattttttattatttttttgaaaaaaataaagagcaCTGTTCCCCAAGAGAGGGGAGCACTAATCGAtgctctttaatttttttttaaaaaaatagaataattttttaaattaataaagaaaaaaaatgatattttagttCTTTCATAATCTCTATTAATGatgtttacatttttttagTTGAGTGTTCatttagaaaattaatatacttgcttaaaattttgattaaaacttaGAGATATAGAGATATTTTATccaaaacaaatatataaagatttaattgaataaaataaaataattttaattttcttaaataattcaaatattttttaaagtattatatcacataaaaataatgatactATATGTAAACAAAAACATTTAAGACTACTCTATCAGAATTTAGTAACAAGCACTTGCTTCGGCAATGGTTCTAGTAGACCAAATAATAGAGGCCCACACCAATTCAGGCCCaatcttttaataaaaaagcCCATCGAGAAATAAAAGGGCGCTAGGGTTTCATTCCTGATTGAATATATAGcgcattttcatttttctatcTTCCTCGACCTAGGGTTTTTGGGAGGAGAGAATCAGAGCCGCTGCAGCCGCCGTCACCATGGTGAAGTTTCTTAAACCCAACAAGGCCGTCATCGTCCTCCAAGGCAGATATGCCGGACGCAAAGCCGTGATCGTGAAATCCTTCGACGACGGCACACGTGAACGCGCATACGGCCACTGTTTGGTTGCAGGGGTAAAGAAGTACCCAAGCAAGGTTATTCGAAAGGACTCCGCCAAGAAAACAGCCAAGAAGTCACGCGTCAAGTGCTTCATCAAGCTCGTGAATTACCAGCATCTGATGCCCACGCGTTACACCCTCGACGTGGACTTGAAAGACGTGGTCACCGTCGATGCTCTTCAGACAAAGGACAAGAAAGTGGCTGCCTGCAAGGCAACTAAGGAGAGGTTTGAAGAGAGGTTCAAGACTGGAAAGAACAGGTGGTTCTTTACTAAGCTTAGGTTTTAAGGGTTTTGTTGGTGTTGTCGCTTTTGAGTTATTATATTGtcattttgaagaaaagaagttTGAGTTTTATCTAGTGTCTTGAACATTTTGGATTTGAATCTGTTCGGATGAGATTTTTCTGGGTTCTTATTTTAGTTATATTTTGATACGTGATCTGCTCATTTCTGTCagaaatttatgtttttgaaCCTTTCTGCATGCTTTATGATCTATCATATTGTTTTACCGCAGAGCTGTAGAACGTTGGAAGAtgataattaaatcatttaatgttAGAACATATTTTATTGTGTGGctttttttgtataattattGCTGCTTATTTGATGTCAAAATGAGAAAGTGGTATGCTTCATCTTGAGGTGCATTGTTGTTCCCGTTGCATTTTGGATCTGATTGGGTGcaattttcttggttttaaaGGGCATTTGCAATTTAGTTCTTCCATCCTTAATGGTGATTATTAGGCTGTCGATTTGCTGGTTTGGCTATATTGTTGTAATCAGCATTGGTCAAGAAATTAAGCTTGTAGGTATTAGTTGTAAAAGCTAAAAGCCATTAGATTCTTGTTTTTGAGAAGATAGGACGTATTCTGAATttgttttgttccttttgGTTCAAATTGGTTTCTTTGCTAGTTGTTTGTTATTCATTTTGTTGTTTCACGTTCTACTCATTTCgattccttttgttcttcaaaAGGCAAGATGATTTTACGACTGCTATTTGTGatggcaattatattatttatactgtAGATGGGTTTGGTATGCTTGTCTGAAATTGCAAAGCTGAATTGAAAGTAGAGATTATTTTAGGGTTTCCCACTTATGGATTCTTGTGATAGTGCCTCTGATTAAAGCTATGATAAGTCTTGGTGTGCTGGGGCCTAGAAATCCTAGAAGACCATTTAATTGCATCAGCGGATGTGTAGTTTCTAGATATATGAATGGTCATAGACTTTTAGCTACATGACCTCTTCATTTTGGTTGTGCGAATGCTTTTCTCCTTGTGCTTCTTTTTTAGCTTAATTAATCCtgaatttagaatttttttgctttgatGAAGTACTTCTGGGGTTTTAAGGTGCCTTCCAAACCGAATTCACTCGGTGTGGTCCACTTAATGATGGTTGCTTTTGTGAATTACGTGCCTGGTTCCTTCATACATTCTAGTTTCCAAGGGTGTTATAGTTGTCAGTATATTGAATCCAACATTGCATTTATGCAAACATGCTTTGCATCTCATATACTAGAGAAGAACTGTTTGCTTATTCAGAATTAAGCCAATCTACACATTTAATTCCTTCACAGTTtggttttttaattattgtcaTTTGTAATCATCTGGCTTAGGACCCATAAATGCTGGCATTTGTTGGTAATTCTGTTGctcttcattttattttatttcttgtttacCCCGTAATCTCTAAACTAGTTGGAAGAATATTTACAATTGGATAATATCAATACTATACCATTCAGttccattaaaattaaattatgctATAGTTACAGTAAATCTAAATCACTTGTGTTAGCTATTCTCTAGATGTTGATAGTATGGAACTGAACGGAAATATGGAATTCAATTATTCATATATCATACACTGCAGACACTGCAGAAATGATGACACAGACGAGGAAGCTAAGTTTATGACTCTCAACAACAAAGTACTAGCAAAACTCTTTGCATGGGCCATTTGCTccgtttttattttattatgtgaTTTAAGATCAATCgaaattctctttcaaattgTCAGAAACCatccttataatttttttctttagaaaaaatcaagaattgaATGACTTAAACAtcaaaaaaatgtttaaaattagTTCTTGTTATGTGGTTTTCAGAACTTGGTTGTATTACTCAAGAGGAGACGAAgattatctttttatatatatataattaaagattATTTAATCTGGCTATGGTTGTGGAAATGTTAAGATGCTTATTTTGTGCAGTCACAGATAAAACTAGTAATATATATTGTGTTTTGTACATTTAATTTGATTCAATTGCGTGGTTTGGTTGGTTTGTTTGATTGGttcatttaattgatttttttatatgaaatataatatttgactaaaattataatttctacttgtattgataattttatttttaaaaaaaagggattTAATTGTAATTCTCTTATAAAACATAACGAGattgttaaaatttaaaacttaagaGGAGGGTAAGTGGTTCAATTCTTTGTATTTAGTCTTGATATCAGATCACATCTTTTTAACAAATATTTGTATTGTTAAATGATGTATGAATAAACTTTTGAGTACTTCGTCTACCAAAGAGACAGagttttgaagatttggaCAAGAAGGAAGTATAAATGTACCCATTTTGGTAACAAGTAGGATATCATTTCTCATTTTGGGATTTCAAGTAGAATATATTCTAAACATGACTCACTCTTTGACTTTACAAAATACTTGATAACAATAAATAAGGAAATGTAAAATgagcacacacacacactctctctctctctctcacctctcaaaataatgttgttaatattaaagttaattttaaataaaaagacaaacaTATCttctattaattatttattttttctcttttcttttttctttttggttacACAGGACTTCTTTTAAccataaaattataagatcTAGTTCATTGtgaaatttaattagttttaaaatcatcttttttttaaacaattttaaaatcatctttaatttgttccaaattaaattttaattcatttatattcTAATTCAAGATTATATATTAACTTTGATATGaatatattaattatcttttgttaaaattaattaattaccattaatgtgaaaaaaaggtttcaaatgaaaagaaaaagaaatgaaaaagtagaaaaaaaaataaacaaaatgaggTTTATTTCTATAAACTTTCATAGATGaccattattttttaataaattatataatttaatatatttgatgcatagttgaattataatttaatctaattaaaatagattttaaaATTAGTTAAATCTTCTcacaattttgtaattaaaaacaagaaatgttgaacaaaaaaaaagagagatgaaaagagaaacccaaaagaatatataaaatgaacaaatataaaagaaaggtGTAGGTGTATACTTGtctttttgtttgaaataaatttGGTGATCAACAGTATTACCTTTTTATAGAATTAGGTGTATTTTCAACTAAAGCTGAAGATAATGTTTGTATTTTACCCTTCTTTTAATCGATCTGAGCACTCTATGGCATTTCGTTTGGGCTTTGCCTGAGGACAAATTTGCTGATGAAACAATTTAACTCAAGTATGAACTTATACACCTCACAACTGCACTTAtcgataaatttttaaaagttcaaaggtaaaatgaataatttattgaaatttaaaggAGGATTCCACAATTTTAcataactttttgttttgagaGCTTAATCCGCTCgctaataataaatttaagcTTATtacatattcaaaataataataataaatttcaagGAAACAATTCAACAACTATGAGTTAAAACCTGTAATTGAcatattcaaatttgaataatgaaaatgagaaaaaaaattaagatttataaaattaaagaaaatgaattcgATCCCTctactattttaattatattattttagtcttttttatcctaattttaatgaatttaattcatatgtttttattaaaatttaatttaaaaacaatcAATAACATTATTGAACTTTTacaattaaattcaattttgtatttttatgtttgatgACATGATATACTAACTTGAACATGTtaatacaaaaaattttattttaaataagaaaatttaaactttctttatttaaaaaatattaattattatctaattaaatttattaaaattgagacattataaatatataaaattacagaattgaaaaaagtaaaaagataaaattcaaattttaacaaaagaaaattatgaaaagcGGACCGGAGTGAGCCCACAAAAAGCGGTTCTAGCAAGTTGGGTACTGTTTGATCAGTTACGTACAAAGTTTTACACTGTATGCCAACcattattatattatagtaCTAAGTAAGTATATTTACGAATTACTATACTCTAAATGACATACCCATATTTACGAATTACCATACGCTAAATGATATACCCACAACCCTTTTAACCTTTTCTCgagtttatattattttttatgttctcatatattttaagttataaaaatccattttatatatttattcaaaaaaaagtccattttatatatttatttcgatataaccataaattattaaaaaattactaccGTAAACGTAATTATTAGACCTATCGATGTCTTAACGTAAAGACAAATCTACATCCCTTAATCTTACCCAAAACAACATCCCCAGAATCCAATGATAACATAAATATGcttcattaataattaattaacattttttattaattaatttcattttcaattccTAATCCTTCCATTTAATCAAACGGACTTAACGACAGCCTCCCTTTACCTAACGATCATCAcataatatgattttaaaaatggagaaaaaagTTATCgaccttttttttcctttaacaGAAATTTTCCTTCAGTTTCCCAACACCCAAACAGCACCTTCCCCCGCAACTTTCAATCTCTGACACATCTCTGCAAAAAGCTCTGGATAGGAAAAACTTTTGTTGCCGTTCTCTTCAAAAGAGATTTGTCCCTTTTCTCCCAAAAGTTCCTCACCTTTCGAATctattctctctctttccctcGCTCTAAATTCACTTTCTCGCTCCTAATCGATCATGCTTCAAAGCTTAGTTCCTCAATCTCCAATCAATTCCAACCCCAGCTCCAATCCTAACTCCTCGATGAAGTCAAAGCGCGTCGAAAGAGACGTCTCCGCCGCCACCGGCGACCATTCCTCCGCCGATGATCCTTCCACTAAGCGTCCTAACTTCTCCTCCGGTGACAAAACGGCCGCCAATGAACAGGAAGACACTGTAATCGAAGGTGAGTCAACGGGGCTAAGACTTTTAGGTCTCCTGCTCCAATGCGCTGAGTGCGTTGCCATGGATAACCTCGAGGATGCCACCGATCTTTTACCTGAAATCTCGGAGCTCTCTTCTCCCTTCGGCTCATCTCCCGAACGCGTCGGCGCGTACTTTGCACACGCACTCCAGGCGCGTGTGGTGAGTTCTTGCTTAAGAGCCTATTCTCCTCTCGACACCAAGTCGCTTACCTTAACTCAGTCCCAAAAGATCTTCAATGCTTTGCAATCTTATAATTCGATAAGTCCTTTGGTCAAATTCTCTCACTTTACCGCCAATCAAGCCATCTTCCAAGCCTTGGACGGTGAAGATCGTGTCCACGTCATTGATCTCGACATTATGCAAGGTCTCCAATGGCCAGGATTGTTCCATATCCTCGCTTCCCGGTCCAAAAAGATCCGTTCAATGAGAATCACCGGGTTCGGATCCTCTTCGGAGCTCCTCGAGTCGACCGGGAGAAGACTCGCCGATTTCGCGACTTCATTGGGGTTGCCATTCGAGTTTCATCCGTTGGAGGGCAAAATCGGAAATGTAACAGATCTGAGTCAACTCGGGGTGCAGTCGAGTGAAGCCGTGGTGGTTCACTGGATGCATCATTGCTTGTACGATATTACGGGGAGTGATTTAGGGACGTTGAGATTGTTGACTTTGGTGAAGCCGAAATTAATCACGATCGTCGAACAGGACCTGAGTCACGGGGGTAGTTTTCTAGGGAGGTTCGTGGAGGCATTGCATTATTACAGCGCGTTGTTCGACGCGCTTGGGGACGGATTAGGTCTGGACAGCCTCGAAAGGCACATGGTGGAACAGCAGCTGTTCGGGAGCGAGATAAGGAACATCGTGGCAGTAGGTGGGCCCAAGAGGACGGGTGAGGTTAAAGTGGAGAGATGGGGCGAAGAGTTGAGACGGGTCGGTTTCCGACCCGTATCGTTGGGTGGAAACCCGGCGGCCCAAGCTAGCCTTCTGCTAGGGATGTTCCCATGGAAAGGATACACCCTGGTGGAGGAAAATGGGTGCCTCAAGTTGGGGTGGAAGGATTTGTCTTTGTTGACTGCCTCAGCGTGGCAGCCGTCCGATTAAAAAATATACTATCATTTTTGTGTATCTAAAAGTTTCTAAATCTCTCAAGATTTTGGTTTATAGATTCAtgataataacaataataatattggAGAAACAACTCTGTTCTCTCGTCAATCTTTTGGCTGATGTTGCAGTtcttttaaggaaaaaaaaaaagggtttgtTCCATCAACTTTTCAAACATACATGGAGAGATGTGAAAAAGTGAACCAAAAAAAGAAGCtgaaataaaggaaaaaagtaaAGCAAGGAATATCCTTCCATATGGCTCCCGTGAGTGTGGAGGATTATCACATGGTGATAATGATATCATAGTAATTGCTTTTgcttaaatttcatttttattgtttttctcttATGTTGAGCTGAGGATGCTGGGCAATTCTCCGTTTCCTGTATAAATTGGTCCCATACCCTTTTATTCTTGCACTCgagaaattttaattactaCTAATTTATGAATCCAAAAAACTTAGCCTTGGGTGGGTTTCATTTTTGCTACTAGCTAAGCCGAGGAAGCtcgtcatttttccttttgtactgatgaatttaagattttatattaaaaataattaaaaataattatataattcaatttgaaataaaaactaattttatatataattaaaaaattaaaaaatcaaaaaataattttttgaatttgaaaagattgtttatttttaattttaaaaaaaaacatatatgtCAATGTGTTGAGAAAATTAGCAGCCACACCCACAGGCCATAGCAGCATTTACTCAATAATTTTATCCTGGCAGTGAAAGTGACGTGGTTTGATCTAATCTAGGGGTTCGAAGCCTGAAAAAGTGTACTAGTGTTAAGGCAGAATGTGAAATTATTGATCATTGACTAAAGAGGGCGTGAGTCCCACTTTGCAGGTTCTAAGGGGAAGTTGGTCTTTTCCCTGGAAAAACGGACAACGTACAAAACACATGTTTGCTAGTAATAAAGATCTGGCTGTGGGGGCTTCTTGGTCTGTCTTGGGGGGTGCCGGACGCCCGCACCTATTGCCATCCGCCTGTTTTACGTGTTAGTTGATTGATTAAATCAAACACAACCCTCTCAATTTGCTGACGTGTTTGCTTAGCTGCAGCTGACTGTAACAAAACCAGAAAATAATGAGTGCTATCGTTATTGTAATTCTTCGATTTTTTTTCCACATTTaaatcatataattttttaaaaaattaaaattaaaattaataataatgactgatttaaatttttatataagtttCAATATACATCCCtaagattaaaattgttttgatatCAATTGTAATCACTCGAATCCAAATACTACTAACtcaataaatttttcattctaAATTGGAATAGAATTTTCGAATCTTAAACTCAAGTTATTAATGATGATCGATTtagatttttaataaatattaacaaTCACATTTACATTTGATATGAATTGAGATACtgtataaatgatgtttagtgTTTTActagaaatgtaattgttgaaaatataatattataatatttgataTAAATAAGAATATGTTAATTAAAACCTTGAGAAAATCACATTACACTGTTTGGTTTGGAAgcattttattgaaaatataatattaatttacaaaattatctttgtatattaaaatataaagttacattctttttattgtaagattttaggttttcaaactttatcccttaaattagtaaataataacataaaaaaataatattaaaatattaaaatatatgaagttattattttttaatttttttatactaatgtcgataaatattaaatataatgattttttttgtaataatgcctaaaaatattaaaaataaaaaaaattatccaaagagttttcatttctttttgtcatTGAACTTCTTTGACTAatgagtttttgtttttatttttctaaaataaatagaaaataataataataatattagtaGTAGTAGCtgtagtattttattttttttacaatcaATTTTCTAGTAgtcaataaaaaagaaaatatttataagtaTATATGAATGGTGGGAGCATCTCGTGTATTTTTAATACTTCCTTTTGTATACTTCACATTTCATGGTGTGTTTTTAGTGTATGCTAGTATTTAGCTCTCTATCTATCTGTTTGACATATTACAAAAAAGAATTTGTTATCCTATGATCTAAGACATAAATGCCCTAATTTGACCAATAAGGTCAGTAAATTAAGATAGCACTAGGAATAAAATCTAGACATATTGTTTCAAAAAgtctttgaattatttttaaaaaatccaaatatatttttatttttctattctattcaatcaagcttgtataattttattttcaattaaattacttCTTGTAATTTATAgtttatcattaattaaaatgtcattatcattttatattcatgaAATACAAACATGATATTTATGTGAAGGATGAAAATGTCCAACAATGATGTCTTTATATCATATCAATGTATCATGATATCAACATGCTGTGTAATATAGAataataagaaatattttgattaataataattaattaattattaattataaaaatttatttaatttaaaataaaaatataaaaatttaattaaacataataaaaaataaaaaaatatttaaaaattttaaaataatttaaattttttatttaataaaacctCTTGCcttagggaaaaaaaaaaaaaaactctctgCCTTGGGCATGACCAGACCAAATTACCCGGTCTAACCAATCGTCATTCACCTCTCAGCCAGTGGCCAAGGTTCCCAATTAACCCAAAAAAACCTTTAACGCTTTCGTTGGTTCAAAATCTCCCTCGAACCAACAAAGAGACTAATTTATCGTTGAAACCTCAAAAACCCAACAGGTAGCAGTAAAAACGGAAACCAATTGGGCTCAAGGCAACCGGTCCTCCTCTCCCAAACCGGTTCACTCGGTTCATTTGCTCAGATGAACCACCGAAACCAGAAAAACGAAGTAAGTTTGTGTAATTCTACCTaaattttattgctttttaaagtaaaaaacagGAGTTTGTTTTAATGGAGTTGAATTTGACGCCTATATCAATTACTAAGCAAAAGCAAGATCCTGCCTGGAACCATTGTGAAGCGTTTAAAAATGGGGAAAGATTACAAATTAAGTGTATGTATTGTGGCAAAATGTTTAAAGGGGGTGGGATTCATAGGTTTAAGGAACATCTTGCCGGTCGAAAAGGTCAGGGTCCAATTTGTGAACAAGTTCCACCTGGGGTTCGGGCTCTTATGCAAGAAAGCTTAAACGGGGTTTTACTGAAACAAGACAACAAGCAAAATGCAATTCCCGAATTATTAGCCTGCGGTGGTAGTAGTCCACACGCCGGTGAGATAGACAAATCTGCCTACTCTGATGATGTGAACAATGGGGTCAAACCCATTCAAGTTTTGAACTCTTTGGAACCTGATTCTAGTTTAGTGTTGAATGGGAAAGGAGAAGTTAGTCAGGGAATTAGAGATAgtagaaaaagaggaagagaTAGAAGTTTGTTAGCAAATAGTCATTCTTGTGCCAAAAGTGATCTTGCATTGGTTTCAATAGGGGCAGAGAATCCGGTTCATATGGCCATAGGGCGATTTTTGTATGATATTGGAGTGAACTTGGATGCGGTTAACTCGGTTTATTTTCAACCAATGATTGATGCTATTGCTTCCACGGGATCAGGGATTGTACCACCCTCCTCTCAAGACCTTCGAGGGTGGATATTGAAGAATGTGATGGAAGAAGTGAAGGATGATATTGATCGAAACAAAACAATGTGGGGGAAGACAGGGTGTTCTATTCTAGTTGAGCAATGGAGCCCAAAAAGTGGCCGAACTTTGTTAAGTTTTTTGGTTTATTGTCCTCAAGCAACTGTGTTTTTGAAATCAGTGGATGCATCCCGTGTTATTTTTTCTGCAGATCATCTGAATGAATTGCTTAAGCAGGTAGTTGAAGAAGTAGGAGTCGAGAATGTTGTGCAAGTAATCACTAATTGTGAAGAACAATATTTTTTAGCTGGGAAAAGGTTGATGGAGTCATTTCCTTCCCTTTATTGGGCTCCTTGCTTGGTTCATTGTGTGGATATGATGCTTGAGGATTTTGCTAACCTTGAGTGGATAAGTGAAACAATTGAACAAGCTAAATCTGTCACAAGATTTGTCTACAATCATAGTGTCGTTCTGAATATGATGAGAAGATTTACTTTTCACAATGACATTGTGGAACCAGCAGTTACTCGTTTTGCTTCAAACTTTGCAACGTTGAAAAGAATGGCTgatcttaagctaaaattgcAGGCCATGGTTAATTCTCAAGATTGGTCGGAATGCCCATATGCAAAGAAGCCAGGGGGTGTAGTGATGTTAGATATTGTTAAAAATAGGTCATTTTGGAATTCATGCATCTTAATTGTGCGATTAATATATCCCCTCTTGCAAGTTCTAGAAATAGTTGGTAGCAAGAAGAGATCTACAATGGGATACGTTTATGCTGGAATTTACCGAGCAAAAGAAACAATTAAGAAAGAACTTGTCAAGAAAGACGATTATATGGTCTACTGGAATATTATAGATCATAGATGGGAACAACAGCGACATATTCCTCTTTATGCTGCAGCTTTCTTCCTTAACCCCAAGTTTTTCTACAGTATTGAGGGAAATATACACAATGATATCCTGTCATCAATGTTTGATTGCATAGAGAGATTGGTTCCTGATACAAACGTCCAGGACCAAATTGTCAGAGAAAtacatttatataaaaatgctactGGAGATTTGGGAAGGCCGATGGCAGTTAGAGCCAGAGACAATTTGCTTCCTGGTAGGGATCCATATATAGAGTGGAATTCTGAAGTTACTATTTCTAGCTCTAGTTTCATTGCAACTATTATGGTGATTACCACCATTTCTGGAACTCTAGTTTCATTAAGTTGAAGTCAAGAAAATAAACTCCTGCACACCCCTATCACAAAGATGCCTTAGAACTTCAGGACCTACCACCAAGTTTTCCTTCACGATCTTTTCATCCTGAAAAAGTAACACTGTGATTTTGTATAGATTTATGATGtgtattagaaaaaaaaaaactcgtctttctttttctgaatTGAGACCACTATGATTTTTAACTTCAGAATTAATGATTAAAAGATAGGAGAGATACATATTTAAGTGTTTTTGACCCATGCCCCTACCTTCAAAAGAATATCATGTATTTGCAACTGTGATCTAATTGCATTTTCTGTCATATTCGTTGATATTATTAGGTGAATGGTGGTCTATGTATGGTGGAGGTTGCCCAAATTTGCAACATTTGGCCATCCGCATTCTTAGTCAAACTTGCAGCTCAATTGGGTCCAAGCCAAATAAGATTTCTATTGAAGAAATACATGACACAAGGAATTTTCTTGAGCATCAAAGACTTAGTGATCTTGTCTATGTTCGATACAACTTGTACCTGAGACAAATGTAAGTTGAAACACTAAACCCCGACTTTCATCTATCAGAAGTATTCAATAAC
Protein-coding sequences here:
- the LOC18612257 gene encoding scarecrow-like protein 23 — its product is MLQSLVPQSPINSNPSSNPNSSMKSKRVERDVSAATGDHSSADDPSTKRPNFSSGDKTAANEQEDTVIEGESTGLRLLGLLLQCAECVAMDNLEDATDLLPEISELSSPFGSSPERVGAYFAHALQARVVSSCLRAYSPLDTKSLTLTQSQKIFNALQSYNSISPLVKFSHFTANQAIFQALDGEDRVHVIDLDIMQGLQWPGLFHILASRSKKIRSMRITGFGSSSELLESTGRRLADFATSLGLPFEFHPLEGKIGNVTDLSQLGVQSSEAVVVHWMHHCLYDITGSDLGTLRLLTLVKPKLITIVEQDLSHGGSFLGRFVEALHYYSALFDALGDGLGLDSLERHMVEQQLFGSEIRNIVAVGGPKRTGEVKVERWGEELRRVGFRPVSLGGNPAAQASLLLGMFPWKGYTLVEENGCLKLGWKDLSLLTASAWQPSD
- the LOC18612259 gene encoding uncharacterized protein LOC18612259, with the protein product MELNLTPISITKQKQDPAWNHCEAFKNGERLQIKCMYCGKMFKGGGIHRFKEHLAGRKGQGPICEQVPPGVRALMQESLNGVLLKQDNKQNAIPELLACGGSSPHAGEIDKSAYSDDVNNGVKPIQVLNSLEPDSSLVLNGKGEVSQGIRDSRKRGRDRSLLANSHSCAKSDLALVSIGAENPVHMAIGRFLYDIGVNLDAVNSVYFQPMIDAIASTGSGIVPPSSQDLRGWILKNVMEEVKDDIDRNKTMWGKTGCSILVEQWSPKSGRTLLSFLVYCPQATVFLKSVDASRVIFSADHLNELLKQVVEEVGVENVVQVITNCEEQYFLAGKRLMESFPSLYWAPCLVHCVDMMLEDFANLEWISETIEQAKSVTRFVYNHSVVLNMMRRFTFHNDIVEPAVTRFASNFATLKRMADLKLKLQAMVNSQDWSECPYAKKPGGVVMLDIVKNRSFWNSCILIVRLIYPLLQVLEIVGSKKRSTMGYVYAGIYRAKETIKKELVKKDDYMVYWNIIDHRWEQQRHIPLYAAAFFLNPKFFYSIEGNIHNDILSSMFDCIERLVPDTNVQDQIVREIHLYKNATGDLGRPMAVRARDNLLPGEWWSMYGGGCPNLQHLAIRILSQTCSSIGSKPNKISIEEIHDTRNFLEHQRLSDLVYVRYNLYLRQMVLRSQDKDSADPLSFNSKEIGDDWIAYNAVCEEDYGSSDWMSLDPPVGSRMLSGTSGDETEDFLGTGFADLEIFNGLKGVEDI
- the LOC18612256 gene encoding 60S ribosomal protein L27-3; this encodes MVKFLKPNKAVIVLQGRYAGRKAVIVKSFDDGTRERAYGHCLVAGVKKYPSKVIRKDSAKKTAKKSRVKCFIKLVNYQHLMPTRYTLDVDLKDVVTVDALQTKDKKVAACKATKERFEERFKTGKNRWFFTKLRF